A window from Fragaria vesca subsp. vesca linkage group LG5, FraVesHawaii_1.0, whole genome shotgun sequence encodes these proteins:
- the LOC101291153 gene encoding uncharacterized protein LOC101291153: protein MAERVPPPGNGKDEYSEPQKPNEMFEQTASSSTARALVPPSQELVPHNQSQYATFESGTYVVQVPKDQIYRIPPPENATIVERHRDPSKKKKPVCCNFICLGILGFFLLFIILLITGLYVSVTMSKDPRFSVQRLVYNNKTKSHRPDYTITLKSQNPNSQVTVLYKKGGDDAFLNLKTQEIATATYPSFEQDGGNSKEFALIFHGSKIKLPKDIEKSGTSSKQKVHVKFSLSMDIPGRMRRGALKKSMIFHVECDFTVDTLVKGTRVLNQECRTNRT, encoded by the coding sequence ATGGCGGAGCGGGTCCCACCTCCCGGAAACGGCAAGGATGAGTACTCCGAACCGCAAAAACCTAATGAAATGTTCGAACAAACAGCCTCATCATCCACAGCTAGGGCATTAGTACCACCATCCCAAGAGTTAGTCCCCCACAACCAATCTCAATACGCCACCTTCGAGTCCGGCACCTACGTTGTCCAAGTCCCCAAGGATCAAATCTACCGCATCCCTCCACCTGAAAATGCCACCATCGTCGAACGCCACCGAGATCCGTCTAAAAAGAAGAAACCGGTATGCTGCAACTTCATCTGTCTCGGCATCCTTGGTTTCTTTCTCCTATTCATCATTTTGCTCATCACTGGGCTTTACGTGTCCGTGACCATGTCGAAAGACCCTAGATTTTCCGTCCAACGACTCGTCTACAACAACAAAACTAAGTCGCATCGACCGGACTACACCATAACGTTGAAGTCTCAAAATCCGAATTCCCAAGTGACCGTTCTATACAAGAAAGGCGGAGACGACGCCTTCCTTAATCTTAAGACGCAAGAAATCGCCACAGCTACTTACCCGTCTTTCGAACAAGATGGTGGAAACTCAAAAGAGTTTGCTTTGATCTTTCATGGCTCCAAGATTAAGTTGCCTAAAGACATTGAGAAAAGTGGCACGAGTAGCAAACAGAAAGTCCATGTCAAGTTTTCTCTGAGCATGGACATCCCGGGGCGGATGCGTAGGGGGGCCTTGAAGAAAAGCATGATCTTTCATGTCGAATGCGATTTTACGGTGGATACATTGGTGAAGGGGACTCGAGTTCTGAACCAAGAATGTCGTACAAACAGAACATAG